CGTTTGTAGGAGTTGGTTGTGGGGTTGGTGAAAGCAAGGAGGGATGGGGCGTGTCGGAGGATCCCGCCTATGGCGTAGAGGCCCATCTGCGAGAGACCGGCGTAGCGGTTGCCGGCGAAGAGAGGTTTGTTCTGTTTCCAGAGGGAGAAGTGGGTGTGCATACCCGAGCCGTTGTCGCCCCAGAGGGGTTTGGGCATGAAGGTGGCGACTTTGCCGTGGCGGGCGGCGACCTGTTTGACGGCGTACTTGTAGATCATGCACATGTCGGCCATGCGCAGGAGAGGTGCGTAGAGCAGGTCGATCTCGGCTTGCCCGCCTGTGGCGACCTCGTGGTGATGGGCTTCGATGGGGAGGCCCATGGACTTCATCACCGAGGCCATCTCGGAGCGGAGGTCGGTCATCGAGTCCATCGGCGGGATGGGGAAGTATCCCTCGCGCTGGCGGACCTGGTAGCCGAGATTGGTGGGGTGTGGGTTGCCGCGGTTCCAGATGCCTTCAACCGAATCGACCTGGTAAGAGGCGGCGTTGACGGTCTGGTCGTAGTGGACATTGTCGAAGACGAAGAATTCGAGCTCGGGCCCGAAGACGGCTTTGTCGGCGATCTTGGTCTTCTTGAGGTAGGCCTCGGCTTTTTTGGCGATGGAGCGGGGGTCGCGGGAGTAAAGTTTTTTGGTGACGGGGTCCTTGATGTCGCAGATGATCGCGAGGGTGGGGCGGTCGAGGAAGGGGTCGCGGTGCGCGGTCTCCGCGATGGGCATCAGGAGCATGTCGGACTCATTGATGGCCTGCCACCCGCGGATGGAGGAGCCGTCGAATCCGAAGCCTTTTTCGAAGGCTTCTTCGGTGAGCTGGGCCGAGTCGTAGGTGACGTGCTGCCAGAGCCCGGGGAAGTCCATGAAGCGACAGTCGACGTATTCGATCTGCTCTTTGCGGATCAGGGCGATGACCTGCTTGGGCGTCATGGAGGGCTCCGTGTGTGGGATCAGTGGCCTTCGGCGACTTCGCCGAGGCGGGGCTTAAGTTCGGCCAGGAGGTTGTCGAGGGTTTTCTGGTCACGGGCTTCGGCGTTAAGTCGGAGCAGCGGTTCGGTGTTGGAAGCACGGACGTTGAACCACCAGCCTTTGGACTCGAAAGCGTCGATGGAGACGCCGTCGAGTTCGTCGATGGTGCTGCCTTGGGCGTAGTCAGTTTTGAGAGCGGCGAGGACGGCGGCTTTGTCTTCGGTGCGGAAGTTGATCTCGCCGGACTGCGGGTACTTCTTGAGGGGTTCGATCTGCTGGCTCAGGGGTGTGTCGGAGTTGGCGAGGACACCGAGGGCGACGGCGAGAAGGATCGCGCCGGAGTCGGCGAAGCTGTTGTCGCGGAAGTAGAAGTGCCCTGAGAGTTCTCCGCCGAAGACGCCGTTGGTCTCGCGGAGGAGGGCTTTCATAAAGACGTGTCCGACGCGGGATTTTGCGGGCTTTCCGCCAAGGTTGCGGATGGATTCTTCGACGACCTTGGAGGAGCGGAGGTCATAGATGATGGTGGCGCCGGGATCGGTCTTGAGAAAGTGGTTAGCGAGCCAGGCGGTGAGGTGATCGCAGCCAATCGTGTTGCCTTGTTCATCGACAAGCATGCAGCGGTCGGCGTCGCCATCGAAGCAGGCTCCGAGGTCGGCTTTGTTTGATCGCACGCCTTGCTGGGTGGGGATCATGTTCTCGGCGACGAGTGGATTGGGGTCGTGGACGAAAGAGCCGGTGATCTCGAAGTTGAGTTTGATGACTTCGAGGTTGGGGACGCCGTCGAAGACCTTGGGCATGAGCTTGCCAGCCATGCCGTTGGAGGCATCGACGAAGAGTTTGATCGGTCGGTTGAGTTTGGGGAGGAACTGGTGGATGTGGGCGCGGTATTCGTCCCAGAGGTCTTGCTGGGTGAGCTTGCCGGTGGGCTCGGCTTTGGGCTGGCCGTAGGCTTGGGTGGCGAGTTGCTCGATCTCTTTGAGTCCGGTTTCGGCCCCGATGGGTTTGGCACCTGCGGCGGAGATCTTGAAGCCGTTGTAGTTGATGGGGTTGTGGGAAGCGGTGGTCTGGACCCCGCCTGCGGCTTTGAGTCGGGGGATGGCGAAGTAGAGGAAGGAGGTGTCGGCCATGCCGAGGTCGATGACGTCCATGCCGGTCGAGCGGATGCCGTGGATCAGGGCCTCGGCGAGCTTGGGGGAATGGGGTCGCATGTCGCGGCTGACGAGGATGGTTCCGGGGCCGTTGTTGGCGTTTTTGAGGAACAGGCCAGCCCCGACGCCTACGGCGTACGCGGCGTCCTCGTTGAGGGGGTCGGGGGTGGTGGCTCGGACGTCGTAGGCCTTGAAGATCTTGGGGAACATCGCATCTCTCGGTTGAGTGAACGGGGTTTGGTGTTAGGGATGTTGTGATACGGGATCATATCGCGCTGGGGGCGGGGCGCAGGGGGACGAGGGATGGGGGGTGGGGTTAGACTTGTTGGATGCAGCGATGGTTGACGATTGGTGTGGCTTGCGTGGTGGCGGCGGTGATTCTGGGCTTGTCCCTGATGACAGGGCCGGTGACGACGCCGGAGGAGGAGCTGGTTGACGGCGGTCCGGTGAATCTGCCCGATGCGTTCGTGGGCGGAGCCGTCTCTGACATGGGGTCGCTACCGGCACTGCCGACCGAGGAGGGATCGGTGTTTCTGGCCGAGCAGCGGACGTGGGTGCGGTGGTCGTCGTTGACGCCCGAGCCGGACGGCATGTTTGAGATCGATCGACCTCGGGTTCGAGTCGCGCTGGAGGGGAGTGGGGTGCTGGAGATCGTGGCGGACGAAGGGACGTTTTATGCGCCGGGTCGTGATCCGCGAAATGGTGAGTTTCGTGGGTCGGTGGTGGTGAATCTCTATCAGACGCCTGAGGGGAGGGCACCACGCTATGGCGAGGCGAGCGATGTCACGGCGCGGGCTTATCTGGATCGGGTGCGGTTCGATCTGGAGTTGGGTTTACTCGAGACCGAGGGCCCGTTGCACCTGACGGGGCCGTTGTTTGATTACCGGGGCGTGGGGTTCGAGTTGCGGTACAACCAGTTGCGGCGTCGCGTGGAGGAGCTGCGGGTCGCACGCAGTGACGTGCTGCGCCTCAACAGTGCATTATTGGGTGATGAGGATGGGGCGCCGGGGGCAGGGGATGGGCGTCGTGCTGTGGATGGTTCCTCGGGGGTCGATGACGTGGCGGGCGATACCGATGAGAACGGATCGGTGTTGTACGGTTTGGACGTAGATGGTCCGGTGTTGGCGGAGGTGCGCGGAGGCGAGGCCGTGGTTCGGGGTGAACGATTGGAGGCGCTGCTGCGTGTGGGAGACGGTGAGGAGGGCTTTTCGCTCGGCGATCCGGAGCGCGGGCTTCGGGGATCGACGGAGGGAACGCAGGAGGCGGCAACGGCGGGGACCGAAGTTGGCGAGCCTGATGTCGGGGCGGATGGTTCGTTGTGTCCAGTCAGCGGGGATGACACGCTGGTGACGTGGTCGGGTGCGGTGGTGTTGCGGCCGAGTCAGGGTATCGAGGGGTTGGCGGTGCCAGCGGTGGGTGAGTTGTCGGGGCGTGTTTTGGGGACGCCAGCGCTGCTGACGACGGCCGAGGGGACGGCGACGGGTCGTGGGATCGGCTTTGACAGTGACGGTCGCACAGTGTGGGCTCAGGCTGAAGATAAGGCGTCGCCCGCCCGGCTGGCGACGGCGGGGTCTGGTTTTGTGCAGGGAGATCGCCTGAGCTACCGGCTGGCCGAGCGGCGTGGGGTGTTTGAAGGACCGGGGTCTTGGGAGGCACCGGTCGAGGGAGCCTTGTTGGGTGGGGCGCGGGACCTGGTGTGGGGTGAGCGGCTGGCTTTCACGGTCATGCCGGAGAGCCCGGACGTGAGGGCAGGCGCGGTGTTCGGGCGGGTGGCGGAGGCCGAGGTGTTAGGGTCCGTGAGTGGATCGCATGATCAGGGTTATGTGGATGCGGAGCGGCTAGCGCTGGTGACGCTGGAGGACGGCGTGGGTGCGGTGCTGGCAGAGGGGGGCGTGACCACGCGGTATCTCGGGGACGGCCGAGAAGAGCCGGTGCTGCTAGTGAGCGAGTCGGCGGAGGTCATCGTGCAAGAGGGACTGGAAGGGTCACGGACGGTGGTCGAGCGGGCGGGTGCCGGGGGCGGGGCGAAGGTTTCTCAGGACGTGCGGTCGCTGGAGGCGGAGTCGATGGCGGCGCATTTTGCGACCGGGCCGGGTGTGGCGAATCGCGTGGATCGCATCACAGCAACGGGTAAAATACGGGCGACGGATCGGGCACGGGATCTGGAAGCAACGGGTCAGCGCGCGACCTTGCTTGCCGAGCGTGGGGAGGTCCGGTTGGTAGGCGGGGATGAGGTGGCGTCTTGGGCCATGGTGCGTCAGGGTACCAGCGAACTCCGAGGCGGGGTGATCACCGGGACACAGGCGAGTGATGCGCTCGCAGTTGATGGGCCGGGTGAGGTCAGACATGTCATCGATGAGGGTGGTGAGGTGGTGACCGCGCAGCAACCAGAGGCTGTCGATGATGGCTTGGTGCCAGGGCTGCAACCGGTGCGGGTTGCGGCGAACCCTGCGGTGGTGCCGTCGACGAGCCTGGAGCTTGGGTGGGTTGAGGGAATGACATTCCAACGGTCACTGGGGCTCGCGGTCGCGCGAGGTGAGGTGGATGGGGTGTACCGGCGTGGTCTGGATGAGGGGCGGCTTGCTGCCGATGAACTTCGGATCGAGGTGGGACAGGCTGAGGCGATCAACCATCAGGACACGCTGCTGGACGAGGGCTTCGATCTGGGTTCGCCCGACGTGCGCGCGGTGCGAGCAACCGGTGGTCAGCAGCGTGGTGCTGAGCTGACCTGGCTCACGAGAACCGACTCCGGCGTTGATGCGACGCGGACGACGTTGTCCGGGCCTGCGGTGGCTTACGACCGCGAGACAGCCTCGTCGGAGGTCCTGGGGGATGGGTGGCTGCTGTATGAAACCTTTGGCCCGCCAGCTGCAGGGCAGCGCGACGGTGCAGCTTCCGGTCTTGGCGGGGGCGGCGGGTCGGGTGTGTTCCCGCTGATGCTGCAGGGCGAGGGGGCGCAACGGGGGTTGCTGCGGTGGAGGGACCGAATGACGCTGGACATGAACGATCAGCGAGCGGTGGCGGAGGATGGTGTCGAGCTGGTTTATGAGGCGGGAAGTTCGCCAGCGGTGTATGTCGATGCCACGCGGATGGAGGCGGCCTTTGAGGGGTTGAGTTTCTTTGATGAGCAGGGCCAGACGGCTCGGCTGCTGGGCGTGGAGGCGTATGAGGATGTGCAGGTGGTGCGCGAGGAGCGTGTGATCACCTCAGACGGCCTGCGGTTTGATGCGATCGACCGGGTCGTCGAGTTGTGGGCCGACCCGGGCAGGCTGGTCCGCGAGGCCGGGACGGTCGAGGCGGCGGGTTTGTCGGCCAAGCGTGTGAAGTGGTCATTGGATCGGGATGAGGTGGACATTCTGGAGCCGTCGCCGGTGGTGATGCCGGTGGAGGGGCGGAGGCGTTAGCAACTCGTTCACGGTTTGTAACCTGTCAATCCAGAAGCACACCCAACAAAGTATTCTTGGTACGAGACTTCAAGACCTGTAGCCATGAATGCGGGAGCTGCCGTACGGCAGCTAGTAAAGGCGGCGGTGTAAACGCCTAGCAAGCGATAGTTATCAGGATTGCCCATGAGCGTCTGGCCGATCAGCGGAATGAGGTGGTTGAGGTACAGCATGTAGGGCCAGCGCATGAGGCAACTCTCCGGCACGGATATCTCAAGGAATGAGAACTGGCCGCCAGGTTTGAGGACCCTGCAGACCTGTCCTGCCAGAGCTTCCAGTTGCCGGACACTAAAAGTCTTAAGCCCGAACGAGGAGACAATGTAGTCAACCGATGAGTCTTCGATCGAAGGTAACTCCAGAGCATCCTCGCGGAGGATCGTCGTGCCATCGATGACATTCAGCTTGGCTGATGTCTCCTGCGCCTGACGACACATCTCGGGTGAGATATCGACTGCGATCAGTGCGCCAGATGGCCCTATTCGCCTAGATAGGCCTGGCAGCAACTCGCCCATACCCGTCATCAGATCAAGAACAACGCTTCCCTGATGGATCGATATGGCATCGATGCATTGACGTCGCCATCGCGAGCAGAAGCCGAATGAAGAAATGAGGTTAACGACGCCGTAGGTCCTCGACATTTCGTCGAACAGCCTACGTACAAAGACCGGGTCATATATATCCTGCGAATCGGTGTCGTCAGTGCTGTTGTTGTAATCAGACATGGTTCCCCCAACAGTGAACTACTTATCTGGACTATACCGCGGGTACAACGCCTCCCCCTGTGCCAGCGTATCGCCCGGCTTCAGCCCGCCCCACTGGGTCCAGGTGGCGAAGTCGCCCTGGCCTTGCTCGATCTGCTTGGCGTAGGAAAGCTGGTTGAAACGACGCCAGAGTTCGGGCATCTGGTTGGGCACGACGGGGTAGAGCATGACCGAGGCGATGCGCAGGGCTTCGGCGCAGCGGGCGAGAATCCCGCCCACTTCCGGGAGCTTTGAGGGGTCTTTCGCCAGCTTGAAGGGGGCGGTGCGTTCGATGTAGCCGTCGACTTCCTGAACCAAAGCGATCGGCCCGTTGGCCAGGGCGTCGGGGAGGCGGAGGGTGTTCATGCCCTCGGTGTAGGCGGCAACGCAGCGGGCGGCGGCCTGCTGGAGGGTGTCATCGGGCGCGCCCTGCTCGGCCGGGACCTGGCCGCCGAGGTAACGATTGATCATGTTGGTCACGCGGGACGTGGAGTTGCCGATCGTGTTGGCGAGGTCCTGGTTGTAGGTGTCGATGAAGGCGTCGTGGGAGAAGTCGGCGTCGGTGGCGCTCATCGGGCCCTTGCTCGTGAGGAACCAGCGTAGGGCGTCGAGGCCGAAGTCGTTGGCGTAGGCATCGAGCTTGGGGTAGTCGATGAAGTTGCCCAGCGTCTTGGACATCTTGCGTCCTTCGGCGATCCAGAAGGAGTGGGCGTAGAGCTGGTGGTACAGGGGTTTCTCGAGGGCCATGAGCATGGCGGGCCAGATCACGGCGTGGAACCACAGGATCTCCTTGCCGATGAGGTGGAGGTTGGCTGGCCAGAACTCGTCTCGGTTTTCAGATTCGACGGCGGTGAGGTAGTTCAGAAGCGCGTCGATCCAGACATAGATGGAGTGCTCGGCGTCGCCGGGCATCGGGACGCCCCAGGGCTCGGTTGAGCGGCTGACAGCAATGTCGTTGAGGCCGTCGCGGATGCGGCCGAGGACCTCGTTGCGTCTAGCGTCAGGCTGGATGAAGTGCGGGTTAGCGTTGATGTGTTCGAGGATGCGGTCCTGGTATTTGCTCAGGCGGAAGAAGTAGTTTTTCTCTTTGACCTTGGTGAGCGGGCGGCCTGAGATGGCGGACTTGTAGTCCTGGGTGCGGGCGTTGGTCTCGGTGACGTATTCTTCCTGGCCTTCGTCGTACCAGCCCTCGTACTCGCCGAGGTAGACATCGCCAGAGTCCTTGAGTTGCTGGATGTACTGGGCGACGAGCTTCTCGTGGCGCAGCTGCGTCGTGCGGATGAAGTCGGTGTGGGTGAACTGCATCCGAGCAAAGGCCGCTTGGAACTCATCGGAGACAGAATCGACGAACTGCTGAGGCGTGATGTCCTTCTCTCTGGCGGCGTCGGCGACTTTCTTGCCGTGCTCATCGGTGCCGGTGAGGAAGTGGACGCGATCGCCGAGGAGTCGGTGATAGCGGGCCAGGACATCGGCGAGGGTCGTGGTGTAGACGTGGCCGATGTGCGGGCTGGCGTTGACGTAGTAGATGGGCGTGGTGACGTAGAAGGTCGGGGTGGTCATGGCGTGGTGTCGATGGGTGGTGATGTTGCCCGCGGGTGACGGGTCGGGGAGGATCGTGGGATGGGACGTTTGTTGGACCTAGTGTATGGATTGGGGCTGGCGGTGGCGTCGCCCTGGCTGGTGTGGGGCCGGGGGGGCAAGGGTCCGGTGGACTGGGCCGGGAGATTCGGGAAAGGGGCGGTGATTCCGAGGGTAGAAGGCCAACGGCGAGTCCTGATTCATGCGGTAAGTCTCGGGGAGGTGAATCTGATCCGACTGCTGGTGAAGAAGCTCGAGGGGCACGAGTCGGGGCTGGACGTGGTGGTCGCGGCGACGACGAACACGGGTTTTGATCGTGCGGTGAAGCTTTTTGGCGCTGAGCGGGTGTTGCGCTATCCGTTTGATTTCACCTGGGCGGTGGATCGACTGCTGGACCGGGTGCGACCGGAGGTGGTGGTCGCGGTGGAGCTGGAGGTGTGGCCCAACCTCGTTGAGCGGTGTCGCAGGCGAGGGGTCCCGGTGGCCGTGGTAAACGGACGGCTCAGCGACAAGAGCATCAGGGGGTATCGAAGGCTACGGTGGCTGCTGCGAAAGACCTTTGCGCAGCTGGCGGCGGTTGGAGCGCAGACGCAGACCTATGCGGACCGGTTTGTTGAGATGGGGGTGCCAGCGGAAAGAGTGTCGGTTCTCGACACGATGAAGTGGGACACGGCGGAGGTGGCGGAACAGGTCGAGGGGGCGGATGAACTGGCGCAGGAGATCGGCCTTGATCACTCACAGCCCGTCGTCGTACTCGGATCGACTGGCGTGGGTGAAGAGAGGCCGCTGGTCGAGGCGATTCGAGGGGTTGCGGGAGGCGTGCAGATCATGGTCGTCCCGCGCAAGCCCGAGCGGTTTGATGAAGTGGCGAAGGAGCTTGGGGATGTCAGGCGTAGGAGTAAGGGAGAGACCCTTGGCGATGGTGGGGTCTATCTGCTGGACACGCTTGGGGAACTCCGCAGGGCGTATGCGCTGGCGGATGTGGTGGTGGTTGGGCGGAGCTTCAATGGCTGGGGTGGATCGGACCCGATCGAGCCGGTGGCGCTGGGTAAACCGACGATCATCGGGCCGGATCATCAGAACTTTTTAGAGTCGGTAACCGTGTTGCGGGAGGGTGACGGCATCCGGGAGATCGGTTCGGTGGAGGGGGCTGGCGCTGCTGTGGCTAAGTTGCTCGGGGATCCGACAAGAGCTCGTGCGATGGCGGAAGCGGGGCGTGGGGTTATTCTGTCGCGGCAGGGCGCTACCGATCGTTACGTGGCGCTGATCGTGAGCCTATAGCGGAAGAAGTAGTGAGTCATGCCGTCGAGAGGATTACGTCAGGAGCGTTTGGTGCCGGCGCGACGGCTGGTGGTGAAGGTCGGCACGGCGCTGCTGACCAGGCCTGCGGGTCAGGGACCCGGTCTGGACTTGGATTTTATTCGTGAGCTGGCGCAGCAGATCGGGGCGCTGACGAAGAGGGGGTACTGGATCACGCTGGTGTCGAGCGGAGCGGTCGGCGCGGGGTGTGCTGAGCTGGGTCTGGACAAGCGTCCCGACGATGTCGCGGAGTTGCAGGCGGTGGCTGCGGTGGGTCAGAGAAGGTTGATGACGCACCTGCATGATGCGCTGGAGCCTCACGGTCTGCACGTCGGTCAGTTGCTGCTCACCCGGCAGGATTTCGATAATCGGGAGCGATTCCTTAACATCAGGAACTGCGTCACCAAGCTGCACACGATGGGATGCCTGGCGGTTCTTAACGAGAACGACTCGGTGGCGGTCGAGGAGATCCGGTTTGGTGACAATGACCTGCTCGCGGCGCTGACGACCAACGCGCTGGCGGCGGAAGCCTTGATCATTCTGACAACCGTGGACGGGCTGCTGGATGAGACGGGGCAGGTCGTTGATCTGGTTGACGACGTCACGGATCGGATCGGTCTGGTTCGGGCCAGCCGAGGGGGTTGGGGCAGCGGCGGGATGGGGACCAAGCTCGAAGCGGCCCGGTTGGTTACGGAGGCTGGCGAGGTCGCTGTGATTGCACCTGGTAAGCCCAAGAGTTCAACGGATCAGGACGGCGTGCTACTCAGAATCATGGCGGGGGAACAGGTCGGGACATTTTTCCAGCCCGCCGAGCAGCGGATGGATAGCCGAAGTCGATGGATCGGCTTGACCAAGCGCCCCGACGGGACACTGACGGTGGACGCGGGGGCGAGTCGAGCGGTGACCGACGCTGGGAAGAGCCTGCTGGCGAAGGGGATCACCGACGTGACGGGACGTTTTGAGCGTGGCGGGCTGGTGGTGGTCCGCGACCCCCACGGCAGGGAGATCGGGCGGGGGCTGATCAACTACAGCGCAACGGAGACGCGGGCGATCATGGGGCATGACTCGTCCGAGTTTGCCGAGATCCTCAAACAGCCCGGGTTCGCTGAGGTCATCCACCGGGACAATCTGGTGGTGATGTAGATCGGCAGGCGGATTGGGTTTTACCGGCAGGTTGCAGTTTGTCGTCTGGGGAAGTTGATCGCCCGATTGATCCAACCGATACGACCCTCAAGACCCTCTTGAGGATCGTCAACGCATGGCTGGATCACCGAGCACAAGCAGCGACTGGGCGGAACGGGAGTTAAAGCGGCTCGCGCAGCAGGCGGTCACGGGCGACCGCTACGGCGCGATGCTGGGGTTATCGGACTGGCTGATACGGGGCGGAGCGCCGGAGGAAGCGGGCGTGCTGCGGGCGGCTCTTGACGGGCGGCCCGCAGTCAAAGCGCCGGTTATTGATGAGCCAGGCCGGGTCTCGAATGCGGACGTCGATGCGGTCGCTGGTGCGCTTGGGCAGCGGATGGACCTGCTGCCAACGATGGTGCGTGCGCTGGAACTACGTGCCGACGAGGGCTTGGTTGCGCTGATGCTCGCTGTCGGTCGGCGGCTGTGGGGCTCCGTGGTGGTGTCGGAGGATCGGCTGGTTGTTTGTGAAGCGATGGCTCGGCTGTCGATGCTGGCTCAGGACGAGAAGGAAGCGACGCGATGGGCCCACGAGGGGCTGAGGATTGATCCGGCGTCAGCCCGACTTGCGTTGATTGTCGGACGGTGCGCGGACGACCAGCGACACGGCCCCCCTGCCAGGGTGGTGCTGACGCGGGCCGCCCGGGCTTGGCCGGCTTATAGGGACGTGAGGGCGGCTCTGATCCGGCGGCGGGCCGATGATGGCAAGCAGGCCTCGGCTCGGCGGATGCTGGGACGATGGCTTGAACGTGAACCGCGCTCGCCCCTGGCGAGGCGCTTAGCGGAGGAACTGGCAGCGTGATCAGCTCCCGAAGTCAACAGGATCGTGCCGGGCTCGAGCGAGCCATCGAGCGGCTCCGGGCTCAGGCAGTGCAGCACCCAACCCTTGGGCACCAGAGCCTGCTCGCAAGGCTCCTGGTGCGGGCTGAGCGGCTGCGTGAGGCCCATGAGATGTATCAGGCCATCAGCCTCGATGTTGAGGCTCCTGAGTCTCTGGTGGACGAGGCGGCAGTGTGTGCCGAACGACTGGGCGACCTCTCCTCGGCCGAGGCAACACTCAGGACAGCCATCACAACCCGAGAGGACGACGGCGTCAGCCTCGACCTGCGCGTAAGACTCGCCGAGGTGGTGATGGCTCGGGGCGGCTGGGCGGAAGCGGGCCTCATGGCCTGGCAGGTCACGCGAGTGGACACGGATCACGCGGGAGCCTGGGCGGTACTGGCCGCCGTCGGCTGGGTGACGGCGCGGAGCGGGATCGCTCGGGCCGCCGTCGAACGCTTGCGTTCGATCGACCCGCAAGGTGGATCGAATCGGGTTGGAGCGTGCCTGGCACGCGTGGTGCCTTCGGTCATCACAGAGCACGGGGCGGATGGAGAGAAGAGCTATCCGACGATGCGGGTCCGTCGTTGGCGCGAGACGGAAGGGCCTCGGCTGACCTGCGGAGCGTCTTCCGCTGTGGATCGGTTGCTGGTGCATAGCTCAAGGGCTCTGCTGTCCGAGGCGGCCAAGCGCCCGACTCACGCCGACGTGTGGTACCACCTGGCGCAGACGGAC
This Phycisphaeraceae bacterium DNA region includes the following protein-coding sequences:
- the glnA gene encoding type I glutamate--ammonia ligase yields the protein MTPKQVIALIRKEQIEYVDCRFMDFPGLWQHVTYDSAQLTEEAFEKGFGFDGSSIRGWQAINESDMLLMPIAETAHRDPFLDRPTLAIICDIKDPVTKKLYSRDPRSIAKKAEAYLKKTKIADKAVFGPELEFFVFDNVHYDQTVNAASYQVDSVEGIWNRGNPHPTNLGYQVRQREGYFPIPPMDSMTDLRSEMASVMKSMGLPIEAHHHEVATGGQAEIDLLYAPLLRMADMCMIYKYAVKQVAARHGKVATFMPKPLWGDNGSGMHTHFSLWKQNKPLFAGNRYAGLSQMGLYAIGGILRHAPSLLAFTNPTTNSYKRLVPGFEAPVHLCYSSRNRSAAIRIPVYHNNPRSKRLEFRCPDGASNPYLAFVAILMAAIDGIQNKIDPGEPMDRNLYDLGPDTDAALDRVPADLESALTTLENDHDYLLQGDVFTPDVIHYWIRYKRENEIDALRQRPHPFEFCMYFDV
- a CDS encoding phosphomannomutase/phosphoglucomutase, with protein sequence MFPKIFKAYDVRATTPDPLNEDAAYAVGVGAGLFLKNANNGPGTILVSRDMRPHSPKLAEALIHGIRSTGMDVIDLGMADTSFLYFAIPRLKAAGGVQTTASHNPINYNGFKISAAGAKPIGAETGLKEIEQLATQAYGQPKAEPTGKLTQQDLWDEYRAHIHQFLPKLNRPIKLFVDASNGMAGKLMPKVFDGVPNLEVIKLNFEITGSFVHDPNPLVAENMIPTQQGVRSNKADLGACFDGDADRCMLVDEQGNTIGCDHLTAWLANHFLKTDPGATIIYDLRSSKVVEESIRNLGGKPAKSRVGHVFMKALLRETNGVFGGELSGHFYFRDNSFADSGAILLAVALGVLANSDTPLSQQIEPLKKYPQSGEINFRTEDKAAVLAALKTDYAQGSTIDELDGVSIDAFESKGWWFNVRASNTEPLLRLNAEARDQKTLDNLLAELKPRLGEVAEGH
- a CDS encoding class I SAM-dependent methyltransferase: MSDYNNSTDDTDSQDIYDPVFVRRLFDEMSRTYGVVNLISSFGFCSRWRRQCIDAISIHQGSVVLDLMTGMGELLPGLSRRIGPSGALIAVDISPEMCRQAQETSAKLNVIDGTTILREDALELPSIEDSSVDYIVSSFGLKTFSVRQLEALAGQVCRVLKPGGQFSFLEISVPESCLMRWPYMLYLNHLIPLIGQTLMGNPDNYRLLGVYTAAFTSCRTAAPAFMATGLEVSYQEYFVGCASGLTGYKP
- the metG gene encoding methionine--tRNA ligase codes for the protein MTTPTFYVTTPIYYVNASPHIGHVYTTTLADVLARYHRLLGDRVHFLTGTDEHGKKVADAAREKDITPQQFVDSVSDEFQAAFARMQFTHTDFIRTTQLRHEKLVAQYIQQLKDSGDVYLGEYEGWYDEGQEEYVTETNARTQDYKSAISGRPLTKVKEKNYFFRLSKYQDRILEHINANPHFIQPDARRNEVLGRIRDGLNDIAVSRSTEPWGVPMPGDAEHSIYVWIDALLNYLTAVESENRDEFWPANLHLIGKEILWFHAVIWPAMLMALEKPLYHQLYAHSFWIAEGRKMSKTLGNFIDYPKLDAYANDFGLDALRWFLTSKGPMSATDADFSHDAFIDTYNQDLANTIGNSTSRVTNMINRYLGGQVPAEQGAPDDTLQQAAARCVAAYTEGMNTLRLPDALANGPIALVQEVDGYIERTAPFKLAKDPSKLPEVGGILARCAEALRIASVMLYPVVPNQMPELWRRFNQLSYAKQIEQGQGDFATWTQWGGLKPGDTLAQGEALYPRYSPDK
- a CDS encoding glycosyltransferase N-terminal domain-containing protein — protein: MGRLLDLVYGLGLAVASPWLVWGRGGKGPVDWAGRFGKGAVIPRVEGQRRVLIHAVSLGEVNLIRLLVKKLEGHESGLDVVVAATTNTGFDRAVKLFGAERVLRYPFDFTWAVDRLLDRVRPEVVVAVELEVWPNLVERCRRRGVPVAVVNGRLSDKSIRGYRRLRWLLRKTFAQLAAVGAQTQTYADRFVEMGVPAERVSVLDTMKWDTAEVAEQVEGADELAQEIGLDHSQPVVVLGSTGVGEERPLVEAIRGVAGGVQIMVVPRKPERFDEVAKELGDVRRRSKGETLGDGGVYLLDTLGELRRAYALADVVVVGRSFNGWGGSDPIEPVALGKPTIIGPDHQNFLESVTVLREGDGIREIGSVEGAGAAVAKLLGDPTRARAMAEAGRGVILSRQGATDRYVALIVSL
- the proB gene encoding glutamate 5-kinase, which gives rise to MPSRGLRQERLVPARRLVVKVGTALLTRPAGQGPGLDLDFIRELAQQIGALTKRGYWITLVSSGAVGAGCAELGLDKRPDDVAELQAVAAVGQRRLMTHLHDALEPHGLHVGQLLLTRQDFDNRERFLNIRNCVTKLHTMGCLAVLNENDSVAVEEIRFGDNDLLAALTTNALAAEALIILTTVDGLLDETGQVVDLVDDVTDRIGLVRASRGGWGSGGMGTKLEAARLVTEAGEVAVIAPGKPKSSTDQDGVLLRIMAGEQVGTFFQPAEQRMDSRSRWIGLTKRPDGTLTVDAGASRAVTDAGKSLLAKGITDVTGRFERGGLVVVRDPHGREIGRGLINYSATETRAIMGHDSSEFAEILKQPGFAEVIHRDNLVVM